The following are encoded in a window of Sutcliffiella horikoshii genomic DNA:
- a CDS encoding sensor histidine kinase, producing MKRSYLHSIYLRFVIIFVGILMISGVLSLGISTLVGMDEMKNAVREQLNERLTTMKQLVEDKGIPVEEAADYIEGAGVQVRFFPNREALVQDKWFSLPSNEDHHSGKGDILNGEWKGKINFPSVSSYVDDRYVVLIPQVNNNLITHFQNTVRTNILTTTILGTFFVLFAISLIVKRIRKISNASIQVAEGDLSVQIEDKGKDEIGELARNFNTMVKKLGENEYLHKEFVASVSHEFKTPVSSLKGFGKMLKSNHLSPERRNEYLDIIISESERLSQLSSNLLRLSELDHGVNTLRKNRFSLDEQIKEMLILFQDQWEQKNIHLHLHLEEIDYTGDEELLKQVWINLLSNSIKFSPDGGRLEINLQTVGNDILVSFSDHGIGIPEQHLKSIFNRFVKVDQSRSQYGTGLGLSIAKKVVELHAGEIWAESELGKGSTFNVKLKIEGNE from the coding sequence ATGAAAAGGAGCTATCTGCATTCGATCTATCTTCGTTTCGTGATTATATTTGTAGGAATATTGATGATATCTGGTGTTCTATCCCTTGGGATTTCCACTTTGGTGGGGATGGATGAGATGAAAAATGCTGTCCGGGAGCAATTGAATGAAAGACTGACTACGATGAAACAGCTGGTGGAAGACAAGGGCATACCCGTTGAAGAAGCGGCGGACTACATCGAAGGAGCCGGTGTCCAAGTGAGATTCTTTCCAAATAGAGAAGCGTTGGTTCAAGATAAATGGTTCTCCTTGCCTTCAAATGAAGATCATCACTCGGGAAAAGGAGATATTTTGAATGGAGAGTGGAAGGGGAAGATCAATTTTCCTTCCGTTTCATCCTATGTAGACGACCGTTATGTGGTATTGATACCGCAAGTAAACAATAATCTGATCACACACTTTCAAAATACAGTCAGAACCAATATTCTGACGACCACCATTCTTGGAACATTCTTCGTCTTATTTGCGATTTCCTTAATCGTAAAACGAATTCGAAAGATTTCCAATGCCTCCATTCAGGTGGCGGAAGGTGATCTAAGTGTACAAATAGAAGACAAGGGAAAAGATGAAATTGGTGAACTTGCCAGGAATTTTAATACCATGGTGAAAAAGCTGGGTGAAAACGAATACTTACACAAAGAGTTCGTTGCATCCGTTTCACATGAGTTCAAGACTCCGGTTTCGTCCCTTAAAGGATTCGGTAAAATGCTGAAGAGTAATCACCTTTCCCCTGAAAGGCGCAATGAATATTTGGATATCATCATATCGGAAAGTGAAAGACTTTCTCAGCTGTCGTCCAATTTATTGAGACTATCTGAACTCGACCATGGAGTGAACACCCTCAGGAAAAACAGGTTTTCACTGGATGAACAAATAAAAGAAATGCTCATTCTTTTCCAGGATCAATGGGAACAAAAGAATATTCATCTTCACCTTCATTTAGAGGAAATAGACTATACCGGAGATGAAGAACTGTTAAAGCAGGTGTGGATCAATCTACTAAGTAACAGCATTAAATTTTCACCTGATGGTGGGAGATTGGAAATCAATCTACAAACAGTCGGGAACGATATCCTTGTTTCCTTCTCCGATCACGGAATCGGAATCCCTGAACAGCATCTGAAATCCATTTTCAACCGATTTGTGAAAGTGGATCAATCTCGTTCCCAATACGGAACCGGGTTGGGCCTATCGATAGCCAAGAAAGTAGTCGAACTCCATGCAGGGGAGATTTGGGCGGAGAGCGAGCTTGGGAAGGGAAGTACTTTTAACGTGAAATTAAAGATTGAGGGAAATGAGTAA
- a CDS encoding IS110 family transposase has protein sequence MNYNQNEKIAQITSQTLIIGVDIAKFKHVARAQDFRGLEFGAPCHFENTQTHFEMFLDWIKQLMNENEMEKVIIGMEPTGHYWLNLAHCLKEKEIKFVVVNPMHVKKSKELDDNSPTKNDVKDAKVIAQLVKDGRYAEPNIPQGVYAELRVARKIRDLLSVDLQVLQGQIHNWLDRYFPEFLTVFKDWEAKAALQLLKLNVLPHELEHISNQEILIHLRKAVKRAVGLRKIHELKRAAKDSIGIREGSKMAKLELRTLLEKYELIIERFEELDSDIEELLEHIPGVPQMLAITGIGKETVAGFYAEVGDLANYSHPRQIIKLAGLNLKENTSGKHKGLTKITKRGRKALRALLFRVAMPLVAKNAAFKALHHYYTTRKSNPLKKMQSIIAICNKLIRILFAIGKKQCEFSEERMLRDIPHLAPIQNAA, from the coding sequence ATGAATTATAACCAAAATGAAAAGATTGCTCAAATCACTTCTCAAACACTAATTATAGGTGTAGATATTGCGAAGTTCAAGCATGTGGCACGTGCTCAAGACTTCAGAGGATTGGAGTTTGGCGCACCTTGTCACTTTGAAAATACCCAAACCCATTTCGAGATGTTTCTAGACTGGATCAAGCAGCTAATGAACGAAAATGAAATGGAGAAGGTCATTATAGGCATGGAACCTACTGGTCACTATTGGCTTAACCTCGCTCATTGCTTAAAAGAAAAAGAGATTAAGTTTGTCGTAGTGAATCCCATGCATGTAAAAAAGTCCAAGGAATTGGATGATAATTCACCAACCAAAAACGATGTGAAGGATGCCAAAGTAATTGCACAGTTAGTCAAAGATGGAAGATACGCTGAACCAAATATTCCGCAAGGAGTGTATGCAGAACTTCGTGTGGCCAGAAAAATACGTGATCTTTTGTCTGTTGATCTACAGGTGCTTCAAGGGCAAATTCACAACTGGTTAGACCGCTATTTCCCTGAATTCCTAACCGTTTTTAAGGATTGGGAGGCGAAAGCAGCATTACAATTATTAAAGTTGAATGTATTACCACATGAGCTGGAACATATCTCAAATCAAGAGATCCTGATTCACCTTAGAAAGGCAGTAAAACGTGCGGTTGGACTCCGTAAAATTCATGAACTAAAACGAGCTGCCAAAGACTCTATTGGCATTCGTGAAGGTTCAAAGATGGCTAAATTAGAGCTCCGCACCTTACTAGAAAAGTATGAGTTGATAATCGAAAGGTTCGAAGAGTTAGATTCTGATATTGAAGAGCTTCTCGAACATATTCCTGGAGTTCCGCAGATGTTAGCCATTACTGGAATTGGCAAGGAGACAGTGGCAGGGTTCTATGCGGAAGTAGGAGACCTAGCGAACTACTCTCACCCTCGCCAAATCATTAAATTGGCCGGACTAAACTTGAAGGAAAACACCTCAGGGAAACATAAAGGGCTAACGAAAATCACGAAACGAGGCAGGAAAGCACTCAGGGCTCTTCTCTTCCGAGTAGCTATGCCGTTAGTCGCCAAGAATGCAGCTTTTAAGGCTCTACATCACTACTATACAACTCGAAAGAGTAATCCTTTGAAGAAGATGCAGTCCATAATTGCCATATGTAACAAGCTTATTCGTATCTTATTTGCGATTGGCAAGAAGCAATGTGAGTTTAGTGAAGAACGAATGTTGAGGGACATACCTCATTTGGCTCCAATACAGAATGCAGCTTAA
- a CDS encoding arsenic resistance protein, with translation MNLFEKLYTLFIFIAVIIGIGIGQVELIRNNAESFIVPLLVAMLYITFLQIPIDEIKKAFINIKFTYTSVTINFVWTPILAWLLAMVFLGDNPALYIGFIMLMVTPCTDWYLIFTGIAKGNVALSTAILPLNLILQVILLPVYLLIFGGKTGVIELSFLVESILIVLFIPLVLAFLTKMFLRNRQQLKENLISNLSVLPIIFLSLAIVAMFASQGQLLLDNLDLMWQITLPILLFFTINFFVVQKVGQLMRFPISDRTSFSLTTLARNSPIALAIAMTAFPDQPLIALTLVIGPLLELPILAIITQLLLFKSNRRSA, from the coding sequence ATGAACTTATTTGAAAAACTTTATACTCTTTTTATTTTCATTGCAGTAATTATTGGTATAGGTATAGGACAAGTAGAACTAATAAGAAATAATGCTGAGAGCTTTATTGTTCCTTTATTAGTGGCGATGCTTTACATTACTTTCTTACAAATTCCGATTGATGAAATAAAGAAAGCTTTTATAAACATCAAATTTACATATACTTCAGTAACTATAAACTTTGTCTGGACACCTATCCTAGCATGGTTGCTAGCAATGGTATTTTTAGGTGATAATCCAGCGTTGTATATTGGATTTATCATGCTCATGGTTACACCATGCACTGACTGGTACTTAATCTTTACAGGGATAGCAAAAGGAAATGTTGCGTTATCAACGGCAATCTTACCTTTAAACTTAATTCTTCAAGTCATTTTGTTGCCTGTTTATCTTCTAATTTTTGGCGGAAAAACAGGGGTTATAGAGCTTTCGTTTCTAGTAGAAAGTATCTTAATTGTTTTATTCATACCATTAGTTTTAGCATTTTTAACAAAAATGTTCTTGAGAAACAGGCAACAATTAAAAGAAAATCTTATATCTAATCTCAGTGTGTTACCGATAATTTTTCTAAGCCTTGCAATCGTTGCTATGTTTGCTTCACAAGGGCAATTACTGCTTGATAATTTAGATTTAATGTGGCAAATTACCTTACCTATTCTTTTGTTTTTCACTATAAATTTCTTTGTTGTTCAAAAGGTTGGACAGCTTATGCGGTTTCCTATATCCGACAGAACAAGTTTTAGCTTAACTACCTTAGCAAGAAATTCTCCAATCGCTTTAGCGATTGCGATGACTGCATTCCCAGACCAACCTTTAATCGCTTTAACACTAGTGATAGGTCCTTTATTGGAATTGCCTATTCTGGCTATCATAACTCAGCTTTTGTTATTTAAATCGAACCGCAGAAGCGCATAA